In a genomic window of Bordetella petrii:
- a CDS encoding Lrp/AsnC family transcriptional regulator: MQEQAPPPVELDELDRRILDQLQHDCALTNQELATRVHASPPTCLRRVRRLVDTGVIARQVAIVAPEKLGSTLTAIVEITLDVQAAESLDAFERTLMDEPAVLQCYRVSPGPDFLVVAQVRDMPAYHALAHRAFTAQANVRNVRTFFSVHRAKFETRIDVSAS; the protein is encoded by the coding sequence ATGCAAGAACAGGCGCCCCCTCCTGTCGAACTGGACGAACTCGACCGCCGCATCCTGGACCAGCTTCAACACGACTGCGCACTCACCAACCAGGAGCTCGCCACACGGGTGCATGCTTCGCCGCCAACCTGCCTGCGGCGGGTGCGGCGGCTGGTGGATACGGGCGTCATTGCACGGCAAGTCGCGATCGTGGCGCCTGAAAAACTGGGCAGCACGCTGACGGCCATCGTGGAAATCACGCTGGATGTGCAGGCGGCGGAAAGCCTGGATGCATTCGAGCGCACGTTGATGGACGAGCCAGCCGTGCTGCAGTGCTACCGCGTGTCGCCGGGGCCCGATTTCCTGGTGGTGGCGCAGGTGCGCGACATGCCGGCCTACCATGCGCTGGCGCACCGGGCGTTCACCGCGCAGGCCAATGTGCGCAACGTGCGCACATTCTTTTCGGTGCACCGGGCAAAGTTCGAAACGCGGATCGATGTGTCGGCCAGCTAG
- a CDS encoding glycosyltransferase family 4 protein: protein MNILQLNFEKGWRGGERQTLYCMRAFRAAGHQVELLCRAGGPLEARAGEEGFTAHGVRNVPGQLGFLARAGRNYDIIHAQTANTVTWAVLTKGLHRRPVVFSRRTSFVVEPNEEWKTGAKWRRVDGFVAISEMAAAEPRRLGIDPIIIRSAVEPHDIDRANVERLADELGLRGKKVLATSAALIRDKDPLTLVRAVGELARTRNDFVFVHFGAGGDREAEARAEVQALGLQQVYLFAGFRKGIEDFYSIFDVFVMSSQEEALGSSVLDAFLQHVPVVSTDAGGLKESLADGRGVLCPVGDAHAMAKGMARCLDDAAFRADCTQRAYDYVRTEHDVTEMGRRYLALFDRLLAARRA from the coding sequence ATGAATATTCTGCAGCTCAACTTTGAGAAAGGCTGGCGCGGCGGCGAGCGCCAGACGCTGTACTGCATGCGCGCGTTCCGCGCGGCGGGGCATCAGGTCGAGCTGCTGTGCCGGGCCGGTGGCCCCCTGGAAGCCCGCGCCGGCGAAGAGGGCTTCACGGCTCACGGCGTGCGCAACGTGCCGGGCCAACTGGGCTTTCTGGCCCGCGCCGGACGCAACTACGACATCATCCACGCCCAAACCGCCAACACCGTTACCTGGGCGGTGCTCACCAAAGGCCTGCATCGCCGGCCCGTGGTGTTCTCGCGCCGCACCTCGTTCGTAGTCGAGCCCAACGAAGAATGGAAAACCGGCGCCAAGTGGCGCCGCGTGGACGGCTTCGTGGCCATCAGCGAGATGGCGGCCGCCGAGCCGCGCCGGCTGGGCATCGACCCCATCATTATCCGCAGCGCCGTCGAGCCGCATGACATCGACCGCGCCAACGTCGAACGCCTGGCCGACGAACTGGGATTGCGCGGCAAAAAGGTGCTGGCCACGTCCGCCGCCCTGATTCGCGACAAAGATCCCCTGACCCTGGTTCGCGCTGTGGGCGAGCTGGCGCGCACGCGCAACGATTTCGTCTTTGTGCACTTTGGCGCCGGCGGCGACCGCGAAGCCGAGGCGCGCGCCGAAGTGCAGGCCCTGGGGCTGCAACAGGTGTACCTGTTCGCCGGTTTTCGCAAGGGCATCGAAGACTTCTACAGCATCTTCGACGTGTTCGTCATGAGCTCGCAAGAAGAAGCGCTGGGCAGCAGTGTGCTGGATGCCTTCCTGCAGCATGTTCCGGTCGTATCCACCGATGCCGGGGGCCTGAAAGAAAGCCTGGCCGATGGCCGCGGCGTCTTGTGTCCCGTGGGCGACGCGCACGCCATGGCGAAAGGCATGGCCCGCTGCCTGGACGACGCCGCATTTCGCGCCGACTGCACCCAGCGCGCCTACGATTACGTGCGCACCGAGCACGACGTCACTGAAATGGGCCGCCGCTACCTGGCCCTGTTCGACCGCCTGTTGGCAGCGCGGCGGGCCTAG
- a CDS encoding UDP-glucose dehydrogenase family protein, whose translation MKITVIGTGYVGLVSGACLADMGNEVLCLDVDAAKIQTLQQGGIPIYEPGLDDLVKRNAQAGRLKFTDDVAASVAFGDVQFIAVGTPPGEDGSADLQHVLAAARNIARHMTTRKVVVDKSTVPVGTADKVRQAMAGVLAERGVDVPFSVASNPEFLKEGAAIKDFMSPDRIIVGADDDYTVDVMRRLYAPFQRTHERLMVMDVRSAELTKYAANAMLATRISFMNEMANLAEALGADVEQVRRGIGADPRIGYHFLYPGVGYGGSCFPKDVQALVQTAAEHGLPMRVVAAAEAANDAQKLRLSQKIVARFGEDLSGRTFALWGLAFKPNTDDMREAPSLTAIAELTRRGALVRAYDPIAMPHSRQILAHNPAVAFADDMYQALDGADALLIATEWKVFRAPDLDRMRALLKTPLVIDGRNLYVPAEIRAQGFEYLGIGRA comes from the coding sequence ATGAAAATCACGGTTATCGGCACGGGCTACGTCGGACTTGTCTCGGGCGCCTGCCTGGCCGACATGGGCAACGAAGTCTTGTGCCTGGATGTCGATGCGGCCAAGATCCAGACCCTGCAACAGGGGGGCATTCCCATCTACGAGCCGGGCCTGGACGACCTGGTCAAACGCAATGCCCAGGCCGGCCGCCTGAAGTTCACCGACGACGTCGCCGCCAGCGTGGCTTTCGGCGATGTGCAGTTCATTGCCGTGGGCACGCCGCCCGGCGAAGACGGCTCGGCCGACCTGCAGCATGTGCTGGCCGCGGCCCGCAACATCGCGCGGCACATGACCACCCGCAAGGTGGTGGTCGACAAATCCACCGTGCCCGTAGGCACGGCCGACAAAGTGCGCCAGGCCATGGCCGGCGTGCTGGCCGAGCGTGGCGTCGACGTGCCCTTCAGCGTAGCCTCGAATCCCGAGTTCCTGAAAGAAGGCGCCGCAATCAAAGACTTCATGAGCCCCGATCGCATCATCGTCGGGGCCGACGACGACTACACCGTTGACGTGATGCGGCGGCTGTATGCGCCGTTCCAGCGCACCCACGAACGCCTGATGGTCATGGATGTGCGCTCGGCAGAACTCACCAAGTATGCCGCCAACGCCATGCTGGCTACCCGCATCTCGTTCATGAACGAGATGGCCAACCTGGCCGAGGCCCTGGGCGCCGACGTCGAGCAAGTGCGGCGCGGCATCGGCGCCGACCCGCGCATCGGCTACCATTTCCTGTATCCCGGCGTGGGCTACGGCGGCTCGTGCTTTCCAAAAGATGTGCAGGCGCTGGTGCAAACTGCCGCCGAACACGGCCTGCCCATGCGCGTAGTGGCCGCCGCCGAAGCCGCCAACGACGCGCAAAAGCTGCGGCTGTCGCAGAAAATCGTGGCGCGTTTCGGCGAAGACCTGTCCGGCCGCACCTTTGCCTTGTGGGGCCTGGCCTTCAAGCCCAACACGGACGACATGCGCGAGGCGCCCAGCCTCACAGCCATTGCCGAACTCACGCGCCGCGGCGCCCTCGTGCGCGCTTACGACCCTATCGCCATGCCGCATTCCCGCCAGATCCTGGCGCACAATCCGGCGGTGGCGTTCGCCGACGACATGTACCAGGCGCTGGACGGCGCCGATGCCTTGCTGATCGCCACTGAGTGGAAAGTGTTCCGCGCGCCCGACCTGGACCGCATGCGCGCGCTGCTGAAAACACCGCTGGTCATCGACGGCCGCAACCTGTATGTGCCCGCCGAAATACGCGCGCAGGGTTTCGAATACCTAGGTATCGGACGTGCATGA
- a CDS encoding MFS transporter, giving the protein MSADPKASSAACARPSLPDGLPTPRRYWAAATVLTGISLSVLDTTIANVALPTIATDLHALPSQAVWIVNAYNLAVVALLLPLSALAERIGFKRMFSFGLALFALASLFGAVSQTLWQLTLARVVQGIGAATLMCMFGGLVRNIYPLRLLGRGISLNATTVAVMSVVGPTLGSVILEIAHWRWIFAINLPVCAAVMLGLRHLPVVPRTNVRLDWLSALLCMATLAVFISGVDTLGQNLVRGAVMIVAAILVGWVLVRRANNQPAPLVPVDLLRIRSVGFAVAASACTFAAQMASYVSLPFYFQQVLGRSYLEVGMLMGAWPVGTAIVAPLAGRMSDRYSAATLSGAGAGAMVIGLATLAFLPLDATNTWIMVAMFITGTGFGFFQTPNNRAMLSSSPRQRSGAAGGLQATTRVFGQSFGTALVAIAFGISGAAGPASALILAMLCAAVAVAVNVVRVNKLRPS; this is encoded by the coding sequence ACCGTACTTACCGGCATCAGCCTGTCGGTGCTGGACACCACCATCGCCAACGTGGCGTTGCCCACCATCGCCACCGACCTGCACGCCTTGCCGTCGCAGGCCGTGTGGATCGTCAATGCCTACAACCTGGCCGTGGTCGCGCTGCTGCTGCCCTTGTCGGCTCTGGCCGAGCGCATTGGCTTCAAGCGCATGTTCTCGTTCGGCCTGGCGCTGTTCGCGCTGGCCTCGCTGTTCGGCGCCGTGTCGCAGACCCTTTGGCAATTGACGCTGGCCCGCGTGGTGCAGGGCATAGGAGCCGCTACGCTGATGTGCATGTTCGGCGGGCTGGTGCGCAACATCTACCCGCTGCGCCTGCTGGGGCGCGGCATCAGTCTTAACGCCACCACCGTGGCGGTAATGTCGGTGGTGGGCCCGACGCTTGGCTCGGTCATTCTTGAAATTGCCCACTGGCGCTGGATTTTCGCCATCAACCTGCCCGTGTGCGCGGCGGTGATGCTGGGCCTGCGCCACCTGCCCGTGGTGCCGCGCACCAACGTCCGGCTCGACTGGCTGAGCGCGCTGCTGTGCATGGCGACGCTGGCGGTATTCATATCCGGCGTCGATACGCTGGGCCAGAACCTGGTTCGGGGCGCTGTCATGATCGTGGCGGCTATCCTGGTGGGGTGGGTGCTGGTGCGCCGCGCCAATAACCAGCCAGCGCCGCTGGTGCCCGTGGACTTGCTGCGGATCCGCTCGGTCGGTTTCGCGGTAGCGGCTTCGGCCTGTACCTTCGCGGCACAGATGGCATCGTACGTATCGCTGCCGTTCTACTTCCAGCAGGTGCTGGGCCGCTCGTACCTGGAAGTAGGCATGCTGATGGGCGCGTGGCCGGTGGGCACGGCCATCGTCGCGCCACTGGCGGGTCGCATGTCGGACCGCTACTCGGCCGCCACGCTCAGCGGCGCGGGCGCGGGCGCCATGGTGATCGGACTGGCCACGCTGGCGTTTCTGCCGCTGGATGCCACCAACACCTGGATCATGGTGGCCATGTTCATCACGGGCACGGGCTTCGGATTCTTCCAGACCCCCAACAACCGCGCCATGCTGTCGTCATCGCCGCGCCAGCGCAGCGGCGCGGCCGGCGGGCTGCAGGCCACCACGCGCGTGTTCGGCCAAAGCTTCGGCACCGCGCTGGTGGCCATTGCCTTTGGCATCAGTGGGGCCGCGGGCCCCGCTTCGGCGTTGATCCTGGCCATGCTCTGCGCGGCCGTGGCCGTAGCGGTGAACGTGGTGCGGGTGAACAAGCTGCGGCCCAGCTGA